One window from the genome of Cydia fagiglandana chromosome 21, ilCydFagi1.1, whole genome shotgun sequence encodes:
- the LOC134675129 gene encoding H/ACA ribonucleoprotein complex subunit 2-like protein: MGKVKQEPVEQEDMDTSVKAEPQSYDEKVDHCSVIAKPMAPKKLSKKIYKLIKKSSGHKNYIRNGLKIVQKQLRLGEKGMVFFAGDISPIEIMCHLPAVCEEKDVPYCYTPSRKDIGAAMGTMRGCIMVLVKEHEEYKDLYDEVRSEIKLLGHPL; this comes from the exons ATGGGCAAAGTAAAGCAAGAACCGGTAGAACAAGAGGACATGGACACCAGTGTGAAAGCAGAACCTCAAAGCTACGATGAAAAGGTTGACCACTGTAGCGTCATTGCGAAGCCTATGGCGCCGAAGAAATTGAGCAAAAAGATATACAAGCTCATTAAAAAATCCAGCggacataaaaattatattaggaACGGGCTTAAAATTGTGCAAAAGCAACTTCGTCTTGGTGAAAAAGG CATGGTCTTCTTCGCCGGTGACATATCTCCAATCGAGATCATGTGCCACCTCCCCGCCGTCTGCGAAGAGAAGGACGTCCCCTACTGCTACACCCCGAGCCGCAAGGACATTGGAGCCGCCATGGGCACCATGCGAGGCTGCATCATGGTCCTCGTGAAGGAACACGAGGAATACAAGGATTTGTACGATGAAGTGAGGAGTGAGATAAAGCTGCTTGGACATCCATTATAA
- the LOC134675002 gene encoding ADP-ribosylation factor-like protein 3 encodes MMGLLNILKKLRSNPEKELRLLLLGLDNAGKTTLLKQLASEDVTHVTPTAGFNIKSVLSSGFKLNVWDIGGQRKIRPYWRNYFENTDILIYVVDCSDHQRLEETSQELSELLQDDKLRNVPLLVYANKQDLSTALPASEVATHLGLHLIRDRTWQIQGCVATDGTGVKEGMEWVCKNIPVKK; translated from the exons ATGATG GGTCTATTGAATATACTGAAGAAGTTGCGTTCTAACCCTGAGAAAGAGCTAAGATTGCTGCTCTTAGGGCTAGATAATGCTGGTAAAACGACGCTTCTGAAGCAGCTAGCATCTGAAGATGTGACGCACGTCACTCCAACAGCGGGGTTCAACATTAAATCGGTGTTGTCCAGTGGCTTCAAGCTCAATGTGTGGGATATCGGCGGGCAGAGGAAGATTAGACCTTACTGGCGgaattattttgaaaatactgatatttta ATTTACGTAGTAGACTGCTCGGATCACCAAAGGTTGGAAGAGACAAGTCAGGAGCTGTCAGAATTGCTGCAAGATGACAAGCTTCGAAATGTACCACTCCTAGTCTACGCCAACAAGCAGGATTTGTCTACTG CGTTGCCTGCAAGTGAGGTGGCAACCCATCTCGGTCTACACCTGATCAGGGACCGCACTTGGCAGATACAGGGCTGTGTGGCTACCGACGGCACCGGAGTTAAA gaAGGAATGGAGTGGGTGTGCAAGAATATCCCAGTTAAAAAGTAA